The following proteins come from a genomic window of Anopheles ziemanni chromosome 3, idAnoZiCoDA_A2_x.2, whole genome shotgun sequence:
- the LOC131285692 gene encoding uncharacterized protein LOC131285692, producing MEYYCIESDEEKFDVASEHDSTEDPLINDNTLDTSANAAISRRTSMRQQTSSKMRAKGVAKKTIKSAQSISSVAGNTSQNIILLLRCNYCSLLYQNETILMKHEKQCQQMFERRNSVNRILATDLEDWRRRLPQVTVGVVTNKEKVTTSCSEDISLTTQPSQSKFTCATPVVSKVTSLTKLEAPRSAAVSTSEPDPLAIDTYPVQPTSNSIISTTPVAKKTVISLAELDAPSSPEISSCNSPDPLVFDTVPVQASSYSIPSVSVPSASVPLVISSPVSCPASSLPPDVVANVAYRLARIENEITMLSRENCKLRESLQMSIDRPITTEENWEKINTHSQLEEFEAKLGTDTLFAGRMFARLKRETANCKPRATIARSLDFLISRQLLTRCSWTGAKKQVQKIPFRSLTRIQTLLQRVVGRQVPTDVVKEMVRKTLSLARQRLQQNPELRGSCHQKTGGRSPNNTALKRIRQTKSDTGALLMMAEQESTFV from the exons ATGGAGTATTACTGCATAGAGAGTGATGAAGAAAAGTTTGACGTTGCTAGTGAGCACGATAGTACGGAGGATCCACTCATAAATGATAACACTCTTGATACTTCTGCAAATGCCGCTATATCGAGACGAACATCGATGAGACAACAAACATCTAGTAAAATGCGAGCCAAAGGTGTAGCCAAAAAGACGATAAAAAGTGCCCAATCTATTTCATCCGTCGCCGGAAACACATCGCAGAACATAATATTACTTCTACGGTGCAATTATTGCTCCCTGTTATACCAGAATGAAACAATCTTGATGAAACATGAGAAGCAGTGTCAGCAGATGTTTGAGAGAAGAAATTCTGTCAACAGGATACTGGCAACAGATTTGGAAGATTGGCGAAGACGGCTACCACAAGTTACCGTCGGTGTTGTTACGAATAAGGAAAAAGTTACAACAAGCTGCTCTGAAGATATTTCTCTGACAACGCAACCCTCTCAGTCGAAGTTCACATGTGCTACACCAGTAGTTTCCAAGGTGACGAGCTTGACTAAACTCGAAGCACCTCGTTCAGCTGCAGTTTCAACATCTGAGCCCGATCCATTGGCTATTGATACTTATCCAGTCCAGCCTACTTCAAATTCCATAATTTCCACCACACCAGTTGCTAAGAAGACAGTGATAAGTTTAGCTGAGCTTGATGCTCCCTCTTCACCTGAAATTTCATCTTGCAACTCGCCCGATCCCTTGGTTTTTGATACGGTTCCCGTTCAAGCCTCATCGTATTCCATTCCCAGTGTTTCAGTTCCTTCTGCATCGGTTCCACTAGTAATTTCCTCCCCTGTGTCATGCCCTGCATCATCCCTTCCGCCAGATGTGGTAGCCAATGTCGCCTATCGTCTCGCacgtattgaaaatgaaataaccaTGTTAAGTCGGGAGAATTGCAAGCTACGCGAGTCGTTGCAAATGTCCATCGACCGGCCGATAACGACGGAAGAGAATTGGGAAAAGATTAATACGCATAGTCAGCTTGAGGAATTCGAAGCAAAACTTGGCACAGATACTTTGTTTGCCGGTCGCATGTTTGCTAGGCTTAAGAGAGAGACGGCAAACTGCAAGCCACGTGCTACTATTGCGCGTTCATTGGATTTCCTCATAAGTCGTCAACTATTGACAAGATGTAGCTGGACCGGTGCTAAGAAACAGGTACAGAAAATCCCATTTCGCAGTTTAACACGTATCCAAACGTTGTTGCAGCGAGTGGTTGGTCGACAAGTGCCGACCGATGTGGTTAAAGAAATGGTGAGGAAAACATTGAGTCTTGCCAGGCAGAGGTTACAGCAAAATCCGGAGCTGAGAGGATCTTGCCATCAAAAGACGGGAGGTCGAAGTCCGAATAATACCG CTTTGAAGAGGATCAGGCAAACTAAATCGGATACCGGCGCATTATTAATgatg GCTGAACAAGAGAGCACATTCGTATAA